In the Kaistella sp. 97-N-M2 genome, one interval contains:
- a CDS encoding glyoxalase produces MISKLDLRETLDIPVSDGSTAAEIFQNQTLRPVLKLQNDLYLSLFKRYAESQNADFASLKITQKRTFVDQSLQKDSGLKNTLIGVTIGMFTPQELQTYSFQSKVYNRRIVAMIIERIKSQLK; encoded by the coding sequence GCAAACTAGATTTACGGGAAACTTTGGATATCCCCGTTTCCGACGGAAGCACGGCGGCAGAAATTTTTCAAAACCAAACCTTAAGGCCAGTTTTGAAACTGCAGAATGACCTGTATTTATCCCTTTTCAAAAGATATGCAGAAAGCCAAAATGCAGATTTCGCCTCTCTAAAGATTACCCAAAAAAGGACTTTTGTAGACCAAAGTCTGCAGAAAGACAGCGGACTTAAAAACACGTTGATCGGCGTTACCATTGGTATGTTTACACCGCAGGAACTGCAGACCTACAGCTTCCAAAGCAAAGTCTACAACCGAAGAATCGTTGCGATGATCATTGAAAGAATAAAAAGCCAGCTCAAATAA
- a CDS encoding DNA-deoxyinosine glycosylase, translating to MNRIFSFPPIISEDAKILILGSVPGTKSLEMQEYYAHPQNKFWKILFEIFEEDFTPDYVEKQKFLQRNRIAVWDVIDSCEREGSLDTKIKNEVYNDVEHILADYPNIKAIFCNGKKSFKNVQKKLSAKSDIAVFDLPSTSPAYTLSYEKKLEGWKKIKKFL from the coding sequence ATGAACCGGATTTTTTCTTTTCCACCAATCATCTCCGAGGACGCCAAAATTTTAATTCTGGGCTCCGTTCCCGGCACCAAATCCCTGGAAATGCAGGAATATTACGCGCATCCTCAAAATAAATTCTGGAAAATTTTATTTGAAATTTTTGAAGAAGATTTCACCCCCGATTATGTAGAAAAGCAGAAATTTTTACAGAGAAACCGGATTGCAGTTTGGGATGTGATCGATTCCTGCGAGCGCGAAGGAAGTTTAGACACGAAAATCAAAAATGAAGTTTACAACGATGTGGAACATATTTTAGCCGATTATCCCAACATCAAAGCCATTTTCTGCAACGGTAAAAAATCCTTTAAAAATGTGCAGAAAAAGCTGAGTGCGAAAAGCGACATTGCTGTTTTTGACCTGCCTTCAACAAGCCCTGCGTACACGCTTTCATATGAAAAAAAATTGGAGGGCTGGAAAAAAATTAAGAAATTTCTGTAA
- the queA gene encoding tRNA preQ1(34) S-adenosylmethionine ribosyltransferase-isomerase QueA: MKTSDFNFHLPEELLAEHPSEHRDEAKLMVLNRATQTIEHKKFKDVVDYFDEHDLFIFNNTKVFPARLYGNKEKTGAKIEVFLLRELDKETRVWDVLVDPARKIRIGNKLFFTEDEGLVAEVIDNTTSRGRTLRFLYDGSYEEFRKKLNELGQTPLPKYIKRDVEPEDAERYQTIYAKHEGAVAAPTAGLHFSRHLMKRLEIKGIDFAEVTLHVGLGTFNPIEVEDLSKHKMESEEAIIDQKNADIINKAVAEQRRVCAVGTTTMRAIETSVSSNKKIGPYHGWTNKFIFPPHDFGVANCMITNFHTPKSTLMMMIAAFAGKDFLMHAYEEAIKNEYKFYSYGDAMLII; encoded by the coding sequence ATGAAAACATCTGACTTCAATTTCCATTTACCGGAAGAACTTTTAGCCGAACATCCGAGCGAGCACAGAGACGAGGCAAAGTTGATGGTGCTGAACCGCGCCACACAAACCATAGAACATAAAAAATTTAAAGACGTGGTCGATTATTTCGATGAACACGATCTTTTTATCTTTAACAATACAAAAGTTTTTCCTGCAAGGCTGTACGGAAACAAAGAAAAAACCGGTGCGAAAATCGAAGTTTTTCTTTTAAGAGAGCTTGACAAAGAAACCCGCGTGTGGGACGTTTTGGTAGATCCGGCAAGAAAAATAAGAATTGGTAACAAATTATTTTTTACCGAAGATGAAGGTTTGGTGGCTGAAGTTATCGACAATACGACTTCAAGAGGACGGACTTTAAGATTTTTATACGACGGTTCTTACGAAGAATTCCGCAAAAAACTCAATGAACTGGGACAAACTCCGCTTCCGAAATATATCAAGAGAGACGTAGAACCGGAAGATGCAGAACGTTACCAAACGATTTATGCGAAGCATGAAGGCGCTGTCGCCGCCCCAACTGCAGGTCTGCATTTTTCCCGTCATTTAATGAAAAGACTTGAAATCAAAGGCATCGATTTCGCAGAAGTTACGCTTCACGTAGGTTTAGGAACTTTTAATCCCATCGAAGTAGAAGATCTGTCGAAACATAAAATGGAATCGGAAGAAGCCATTATTGATCAGAAAAATGCCGATATCATCAACAAAGCTGTGGCTGAACAGCGAAGAGTTTGCGCCGTTGGAACGACCACCATGCGCGCGATTGAAACGTCCGTTTCCTCGAACAAAAAAATTGGACCTTACCACGGCTGGACCAATAAATTTATTTTCCCGCCACACGATTTTGGCGTAGCCAACTGTATGATCACGAACTTCCACACGCCAAAATCAACACTAATGATGATGATTGCAGCTTTCGCCGGAAAAGATTTCTTGATGCATGCCTATGAAGAAGCCATCAAGAATGAGTATAAATTCTATTCTTACGGGGACGCGATGCTGATTATCTAA
- a CDS encoding four helix bundle protein: MKKNDLLERTFLFGVACLKYLRKLPNDPEYRLIRYQLGKSSTSLGSNYEESQAGSSKADFKNKVKISLRETRESNYWLRIIQALEEGKNEELEKLLRESTELKNIFGAIVNNTKL; encoded by the coding sequence ATGAAAAAAAATGATTTACTGGAGCGAACTTTTTTATTTGGTGTAGCTTGTCTTAAATATTTAAGAAAACTTCCCAATGATCCTGAATACAGACTTATTCGATATCAGCTGGGAAAGTCTTCAACTTCGCTGGGATCTAACTACGAAGAATCTCAAGCCGGATCTTCAAAAGCAGACTTTAAAAACAAAGTCAAAATCTCTTTACGCGAAACGAGAGAATCAAATTATTGGTTACGAATAATCCAAGCGCTCGAGGAGGGCAAAAACGAAGAACTCGAAAAATTGCTGCGGGAAAGTACAGAGCTTAAAAATATATTTGGAGCAATTGTTAATAACACAAAATTATAA
- the rlmN gene encoding 23S rRNA (adenine(2503)-C(2))-methyltransferase RlmN has protein sequence MKDIRTLSLDQLKEHFVSLGEKPFRAKQVYDWLWSKNLHSIEEMTNLSKELRDKISQEYIINPISVDELQRSTDGTIKNGVKLHDGLLVESVLIPTETRTTACVSSQVGCSLNCEFCATARLKRMRNLEVAEIVDQVALIDRQSKLYFDRPLSNIVFMGMGEPMMNYKNVVESIKKITEPEGLGMSPRRITVSTSGIPKMIKMLADENLRVNLALSLHSAIEKKRNDIMPFSDKFPLTDIMEALQYWYAKTGNIVTFEYCVWKGINDEDEDIKALIRYCRQIPSKVNLIQYNPIGDGKYDQCNKDAEENYVQQLERAGIKVLIRRSRGGDIDAACGQLANKSSE, from the coding sequence ATGAAAGACATCCGAACTTTATCATTAGACCAACTTAAAGAACATTTTGTCTCTTTGGGAGAAAAGCCGTTTCGTGCGAAGCAGGTTTATGATTGGTTGTGGAGCAAAAATCTTCATTCAATTGAAGAAATGACGAACCTTTCGAAAGAATTGCGGGATAAAATTTCGCAGGAATACATCATTAATCCCATTTCCGTTGATGAACTGCAGCGCTCGACGGACGGAACCATTAAAAACGGTGTAAAATTACACGACGGACTTTTGGTGGAATCCGTTTTAATTCCCACCGAAACCCGAACAACGGCCTGTGTTTCTTCGCAGGTTGGATGTTCTCTGAACTGCGAATTTTGTGCAACAGCACGTCTAAAAAGAATGCGGAACCTTGAAGTGGCAGAAATCGTAGATCAGGTTGCGTTGATCGACCGACAAAGCAAACTTTATTTTGACCGGCCGCTCTCCAACATTGTATTCATGGGAATGGGCGAGCCGATGATGAATTACAAAAATGTTGTCGAATCCATCAAAAAAATCACGGAGCCGGAAGGTTTGGGAATGTCGCCGCGCAGAATTACCGTCTCAACGTCCGGGATTCCGAAGATGATAAAAATGCTGGCCGACGAAAATTTAAGGGTAAATCTGGCGCTTTCACTGCATTCTGCCATCGAAAAAAAGCGCAACGATATTATGCCTTTTTCCGACAAATTCCCGCTCACGGATATTATGGAAGCGCTGCAATACTGGTATGCAAAAACCGGAAATATCGTGACTTTCGAATACTGCGTGTGGAAAGGAATCAATGATGAAGACGAAGACATAAAAGCCCTTATTCGGTACTGCAGACAGATTCCAAGCAAAGTAAATCTCATTCAGTACAACCCGATTGGCGACGGAAAATATGATCAGTGCAACAAAGACGCAGAAGAAAATTATGTTCAGCAACTCGAAAGAGCCGGCATTAAAGTCCTGATCCGCAGAAGCAGAGGCGGCGACATCGATGCGGCCTGCGGACAACTCGCTAATAAAAGTAGTGAGTAA
- a CDS encoding YoaK family protein, which yields MFSHLGKSRTPRHNLGLASLLSFVAGLVNVVGFFAVQKLTTNVTGHFAFFVDEVFKLNILNAFHIALFVFFFFFGAFFANFMVETYSRIRESETYVFPILTEALIIAVIAFTGNYLMKHDPDMIAYSLLFAMGMQNSLVTSISKSIVRTTHLTGLFTDMGIEFSQLFFYKDKIHKSKLLNSIGLRITIIVMFFVGGVTGGVLFEHFGIRSLILGSVILVGGLLYDFIKIRFLLLKRNA from the coding sequence ATGTTTTCGCACCTCGGAAAAAGCCGCACACCCAGACATAATCTTGGACTCGCGTCCTTACTTTCTTTTGTTGCCGGACTCGTAAATGTTGTCGGATTTTTTGCCGTACAAAAACTCACCACCAATGTTACCGGTCATTTTGCCTTTTTCGTGGACGAAGTATTTAAACTGAATATTCTGAACGCTTTCCATATTGCACTTTTTGTCTTTTTCTTTTTCTTCGGCGCATTCTTCGCCAATTTTATGGTCGAAACGTATTCGCGAATCCGGGAAAGCGAAACGTATGTTTTTCCCATTCTTACGGAAGCCTTGATCATTGCAGTCATCGCGTTTACCGGAAATTATTTAATGAAACACGATCCCGACATGATCGCCTACAGCCTGCTCTTCGCCATGGGAATGCAAAACTCCCTGGTTACAAGTATTTCCAAATCGATTGTGCGGACCACGCATTTAACCGGACTTTTCACCGATATGGGCATCGAGTTTTCTCAACTCTTTTTTTATAAAGATAAAATTCACAAAAGCAAACTGCTGAATTCGATCGGTTTGCGCATCACAATCATCGTCATGTTTTTCGTGGGCGGAGTTACGGGCGGCGTTTTGTTTGAGCATTTCGGTATCAGATCGCTCATTTTGGGTTCCGTAATTTTGGTTGGCGGCTTACTTTACGATTTTATTAAAATCCGCTTCTTACTTTTAAAACGAAATGCTTAA
- a CDS encoding polyprenyl synthetase family protein yields MANIVEEIKKPINAEMKLFEQKFYESMQSNVPLLDKVTRFIVTTKGKQMRPMFVFLCAKLIGEVNEKTFRGASMIELIHTATLVHDDVVDESFKRRNFFSINALWKNKIAVLVGDYLLSKAVLLSTDYKDYDLLAVISRTIREMAEGELLQLEKARKLDITEDVYYEIIRQKTATLIAACCEIGVLSNDADEHLAKKMKDFGTLTGMAFQIKDDLFDFLTSNIIGKPVGIDIKEQKMTLPLIHALKMADEKDRKYYFNTIKRYNNDTKRVKELIEFVKKSGGLDYAIGVMKDYQQKAKDILNEFPEHEAKHSLNLMLDYVIERKY; encoded by the coding sequence GTGGCGAATATCGTAGAAGAAATTAAAAAACCGATCAACGCAGAAATGAAACTTTTCGAACAAAAGTTTTACGAATCCATGCAGAGCAATGTGCCTCTTTTGGATAAAGTGACGCGGTTTATTGTGACGACAAAAGGAAAGCAGATGCGTCCGATGTTCGTTTTTCTCTGTGCAAAACTGATCGGTGAAGTCAATGAAAAAACCTTTCGCGGCGCTTCGATGATCGAACTGATTCACACGGCGACTTTGGTTCATGATGATGTGGTTGACGAAAGTTTTAAGCGACGGAATTTCTTCTCCATCAACGCTTTATGGAAAAATAAAATTGCTGTTTTAGTAGGCGATTATCTCTTATCCAAAGCCGTTTTACTATCCACCGATTACAAAGATTACGATTTGCTCGCCGTAATTTCGCGCACCATTCGCGAAATGGCCGAAGGCGAACTTCTGCAACTGGAAAAAGCCCGAAAACTGGATATTACGGAAGATGTTTATTATGAAATCATTCGCCAGAAAACGGCGACTTTAATTGCAGCGTGTTGCGAGATCGGTGTTCTCTCCAATGATGCCGACGAGCATTTGGCAAAAAAGATGAAGGATTTCGGCACATTAACCGGCATGGCGTTTCAGATTAAAGATGATCTTTTCGATTTCTTAACTTCTAATATTATTGGGAAACCGGTGGGCATCGACATCAAGGAACAGAAAATGACGTTACCGCTCATCCACGCATTAAAAATGGCGGACGAGAAAGACCGGAAATACTATTTTAACACGATTAAACGCTACAATAACGACACAAAACGTGTAAAAGAGCTCATTGAGTTCGTGAAAAAATCCGGAGGTTTAGATTACGCGATCGGTGTAATGAAAGACTATCAGCAAAAGGCGAAAGATATTTTAAACGAATTTCCGGAGCATGAAGCAAAGCATTCCTTAAATTTAATGCTGGATTACGTTATCGAAAGAAAATATTAA
- a CDS encoding DUF72 domain-containing protein — protein MKSKHYIGCAGFSQGYWKGFFFPEDLHSRDHLEYYSDRLDAVEINSTFYRKPMPKTLEKWYTMTGKDFKFLLKIPKTITHVKKLIETKDDTNAFCAHISEGLKEKLSGFLFQLPPSFHFSEENLDHLLKTVHPDYLNVVEFRHKSWWKSDVFKKLKQNNIVFCGVSFPKDIPDDVIINSEDFLYYRLHGVPVLFKSEYPEEELKKIAQEIEKFEGTSFVFFNNTWGIAGIKNALEMQKLLK, from the coding sequence ATGAAAAGTAAACATTATATCGGCTGTGCGGGTTTTTCGCAAGGTTATTGGAAAGGCTTTTTCTTTCCGGAAGATCTGCACTCCCGAGATCATCTAGAGTACTATTCCGACCGTTTGGATGCAGTGGAGATCAACTCCACTTTTTACCGCAAACCGATGCCAAAAACGCTGGAAAAATGGTATACGATGACGGGAAAAGATTTTAAATTTTTGCTTAAAATTCCGAAAACGATCACGCATGTTAAAAAATTAATTGAGACGAAAGATGACACAAATGCTTTCTGCGCTCATATTTCCGAGGGCCTGAAAGAGAAACTTTCCGGCTTTCTTTTTCAGTTGCCGCCATCTTTTCATTTTAGCGAAGAAAATTTAGATCATTTATTGAAAACCGTTCACCCAGATTATTTAAATGTGGTTGAATTTCGCCACAAATCCTGGTGGAAAAGCGATGTTTTTAAAAAACTCAAACAAAATAACATTGTTTTCTGCGGTGTTAGTTTTCCGAAAGATATTCCGGATGACGTTATCATCAACAGTGAAGATTTTCTATATTATCGGCTGCATGGCGTTCCGGTTCTCTTTAAATCGGAATATCCGGAAGAAGAATTAAAAAAGATTGCACAAGAAATCGAAAAGTTCGAAGGGACTTCTTTCGTCTTTTTTAATAATACGTGGGGAATTGCGGGAATAAAAAATGCTTTGGAAATGCAGAAATTATTGAAGTAG
- a CDS encoding type 1 glutamine amidotransferase domain-containing protein → MKTLENKKIAVLATDGYEQSELESPVKALKDAGAAVEIISLKSGKIRSMKDHEWSDSVEVNETVSNADVDDYNALLLPGGVINPDTLRGDEAAVKFVKSFFEKNKPVAAICHGPQTLIEAGVVKGKTMTSYPSVSTDLKNAGANWKDEEVITDGNLTTSRNPDDLPAFNKRIIEEFGK, encoded by the coding sequence ATGAAAACACTGGAAAATAAAAAAATCGCAGTACTCGCGACCGACGGTTACGAACAATCTGAATTGGAAAGTCCCGTAAAAGCTTTGAAAGATGCGGGCGCAGCGGTAGAAATTATATCGCTGAAATCCGGGAAAATCCGCAGCATGAAAGATCACGAATGGAGCGATTCGGTGGAGGTGAACGAAACAGTTTCCAACGCGGACGTTGATGATTATAATGCACTGCTTTTGCCGGGCGGCGTTATTAATCCGGATACCTTGCGAGGAGATGAAGCGGCGGTTAAATTCGTAAAATCTTTTTTTGAAAAGAATAAACCTGTTGCGGCTATTTGCCACGGACCCCAAACTCTCATCGAAGCCGGCGTGGTGAAAGGTAAAACGATGACGTCCTACCCTTCTGTTTCTACAGATTTAAAAAATGCCGGAGCGAATTGGAAAGACGAAGAAGTTATTACTGATGGCAATTTAACCACCAGCAGAAATCCGGACGATCTGCCGGCTTTTAATAAGAGAATTATTGAGGAATTTGGTAAATAA
- a CDS encoding ferritin-like domain-containing protein, whose product MAKKETKNGKVAPKADAADQLKDFMVDGLKDLYWAEKALVKNLPKMAKNATSKKLKDAVNGHLEETKGQVKRLEDAFKALKLKAEAVKCDAMDGLLKEAEGILEETEPGAVRDAGIIAAAQKVEHYEIASYGTLATYAKLLGEKEVLNLLLATLSEEKNCDKDLTKLAKSEINLKAK is encoded by the coding sequence ATGGCAAAGAAAGAAACAAAAAACGGCAAAGTTGCTCCGAAAGCAGATGCCGCTGATCAACTGAAAGATTTTATGGTCGACGGTTTAAAGGATTTATATTGGGCGGAAAAAGCACTCGTAAAAAATCTACCGAAAATGGCTAAAAACGCCACTTCTAAAAAGTTGAAAGATGCCGTAAACGGTCACCTTGAAGAAACAAAAGGTCAGGTAAAAAGACTCGAAGATGCCTTTAAAGCCCTAAAATTAAAAGCGGAAGCAGTGAAATGCGACGCGATGGATGGACTTCTAAAAGAAGCCGAAGGAATTCTGGAAGAAACAGAACCGGGAGCGGTAAGAGATGCCGGCATTATCGCAGCAGCGCAGAAAGTAGAACATTACGAGATTGCTTCTTACGGAACGCTCGCCACCTATGCGAAACTTTTAGGGGAAAAAGAAGTTCTCAATCTTTTGCTTGCCACCTTAAGTGAAGAAAAAAATTGCGATAAAGATTTAACCAAACTGGCTAAATCTGAGATTAACCTCAAAGCAAAGTAA
- a CDS encoding copper-translocating P-type ATPase, translated as MTQNNIPPSERISPSSVYYCPMECEGEKVYFEPGKRCPVCNMFLVPIEERADYQNKPQTFSKTNLPATFKDKIGDYFCPMFCESEKTYTSDVGCPVCHMHLKEITADLVENIQQNEEETSHHHEAEKASAINQTQNAGKYYCPMFCEGDKVYDSNVGCPVCGMDLVKIPEKGEKSADDETYKLLRRKFFAALIFTIPVFLLSMGGMWVDFPFSHNIQGILELVFSIPVIFYAGWFLLKRGWISFKTWNLNMFSLIALGSAAAFLFSFLALFVPDILPHEISHGGKTPLYFESVCVILTLVIMGQMLEARAHQKTGKAIEELMNLSPAEANLILNNTERKVPLSEVQIGNILRVKPGEKIPVDGKITEGNSNVDESMITGEPTPVEKNQADTVTSGTINGSGTFLMQAEKIGDETLLSQIIKMVNDASRSKAPIQKLADKISKIFVPVVIGISILTFVLWLIFGGENALIYALVNAVAVLIVACPCALGLATPMSLTVGIAKGAKNGILIKNAEALEQMHKVNVLITDKTGTLTEGKPKLDAVIPADNQAKSLVLRLAASLNQNSEHPLSNAVLHDFKKENLDFEKVEDFENISGKGVKGIIQGEMVLLGNSALLEEFDIEIPKSLLLKIEENESRAKTISFLAKGNQVLGMLAFSDNIKASSKPAIEYLQKNNVEVIMMTGDNEHTAKAVARELGIEKYFANCLPQNKLEKIKELQTEGKIVAMTGDGINDAPALAQSNVGIAMGTGTDVAIESAEITLLKGDILGVAKSKILSEKLLKNIKENLFFAFIYNTLGIPVAAGLLYPFFGILLSPMIAAAAMSFSSVSVILNSLRLNSVDLKIRD; from the coding sequence ATGACTCAAAATAATATCCCTCCTTCCGAAAGAATTTCACCAAGTTCCGTCTACTACTGCCCTATGGAATGTGAAGGTGAAAAAGTGTACTTCGAACCCGGAAAACGGTGCCCGGTTTGTAATATGTTTCTCGTGCCGATTGAAGAAAGGGCGGATTATCAAAACAAACCCCAGACTTTTTCGAAAACAAATCTTCCCGCAACTTTCAAAGACAAGATAGGCGACTATTTTTGTCCTATGTTCTGCGAAAGCGAAAAAACCTATACTTCCGATGTCGGTTGTCCCGTTTGCCACATGCATTTGAAAGAAATAACTGCGGATTTAGTTGAAAATATTCAACAAAACGAGGAGGAAACTTCGCACCACCACGAGGCCGAAAAAGCTTCCGCAATCAACCAAACTCAAAACGCCGGAAAATACTACTGCCCCATGTTCTGCGAAGGAGACAAAGTTTATGATTCCAATGTCGGGTGTCCCGTTTGTGGAATGGACCTCGTTAAAATTCCGGAAAAAGGCGAAAAGAGCGCAGATGACGAAACTTACAAATTATTGCGAAGAAAATTTTTCGCCGCCCTGATTTTCACCATTCCGGTCTTTCTATTATCGATGGGCGGAATGTGGGTAGATTTTCCGTTTTCGCACAACATTCAGGGAATTCTCGAACTTGTATTTTCGATTCCTGTTATTTTTTATGCGGGATGGTTTCTTCTAAAACGGGGCTGGATTTCCTTTAAAACCTGGAATCTCAATATGTTTTCGTTGATCGCCCTGGGTTCTGCCGCCGCGTTCCTTTTCAGTTTCCTCGCTCTTTTTGTTCCCGACATTTTGCCGCACGAAATTTCGCACGGCGGAAAAACGCCGTTATATTTTGAGTCGGTTTGTGTGATTTTGACCCTCGTAATTATGGGTCAGATGTTGGAAGCGCGGGCTCATCAAAAAACCGGAAAAGCCATCGAAGAACTGATGAATCTGTCGCCCGCAGAAGCAAATTTAATTCTCAATAATACAGAAAGAAAGGTGCCGCTTTCGGAGGTGCAAATCGGCAATATTCTGCGTGTAAAACCCGGCGAAAAAATTCCCGTGGACGGAAAAATTACGGAAGGAAATTCAAATGTCGACGAAAGTATGATCACGGGAGAACCGACTCCCGTGGAAAAAAATCAGGCGGACACCGTTACTTCCGGAACCATCAACGGCAGCGGAACTTTTTTGATGCAAGCCGAAAAAATTGGTGACGAAACCTTGCTTTCTCAAATTATTAAAATGGTGAACGACGCGAGCCGCAGCAAAGCACCGATCCAGAAATTAGCAGATAAAATTTCGAAAATTTTTGTGCCCGTCGTGATTGGCATTTCTATTCTTACGTTTGTTTTATGGCTTATTTTCGGCGGCGAAAATGCGCTGATTTATGCTTTGGTCAACGCCGTCGCAGTGTTGATAGTAGCGTGCCCGTGCGCGCTCGGCCTGGCGACGCCAATGTCTTTAACCGTTGGAATTGCGAAAGGCGCTAAAAACGGCATCCTCATCAAAAATGCGGAAGCGCTGGAACAGATGCACAAGGTGAACGTGCTTATCACCGACAAAACGGGAACTTTAACCGAAGGAAAGCCAAAATTAGACGCCGTTATTCCCGCCGATAATCAGGCAAAATCTTTGGTTCTAAGATTGGCCGCATCGTTAAATCAAAATTCGGAACATCCCCTTTCGAATGCCGTTTTACATGATTTTAAAAAGGAAAATTTAGATTTCGAAAAAGTAGAAGACTTCGAAAACATCTCCGGCAAAGGCGTGAAAGGTATAATTCAGGGTGAAATGGTTTTACTCGGAAATTCTGCGCTATTGGAAGAATTTGATATTGAAATTCCCAAATCTCTTCTCCTAAAAATAGAAGAAAATGAAAGCCGCGCGAAAACCATCTCTTTTTTGGCGAAAGGAAATCAGGTTTTAGGAATGCTTGCCTTTTCAGATAACATCAAAGCCAGCTCAAAACCAGCCATCGAATATCTTCAAAAAAACAACGTCGAAGTCATAATGATGACGGGCGATAATGAACACACGGCGAAAGCGGTTGCGCGAGAATTAGGCATCGAAAAATATTTTGCGAACTGCCTGCCTCAAAATAAACTGGAAAAAATAAAAGAGCTTCAAACAGAAGGGAAAATTGTAGCTATGACGGGCGACGGAATTAATGATGCTCCGGCTTTAGCGCAGTCTAATGTAGGCATCGCCATGGGAACGGGCACCGATGTCGCGATTGAGAGCGCCGAAATAACTTTGCTAAAAGGTGATATTTTAGGTGTCGCCAAATCGAAAATTCTAAGTGAAAAGCTCTTAAAAAACATCAAAGAAAACCTGTTCTTCGCCTTCATTTATAACACACTTGGCATTCCTGTCGCCGCCGGTTTACTCTATCCTTTCTTCGGAATTTTATTGAGCCCCATGATTGCGGCGGCGGCCATGAGTTTCAGCTCCGTTTCGGTGATTCTGAATTCGCTGCGGTTAAATTCTGTTGATCTGAAAATTCGCGATTAA
- a CDS encoding AraC family transcriptional regulator, with protein MKINVKNMVCNRCIAAVQKIFDDLKIPLTHIELGEIETRDSLTKNDLRNLDERLKKTGFELLEDAAKTQIEKTKNLIILKINDLDIPEDFILSKFIADHFAKDYSALSKVFSMNENVTLEQYFILQKIEKAKELLLYNEFSLTEISQKLGYRSVQHLSAQFKNTTGFTPTSFKNLKSKNRTALDQI; from the coding sequence ATGAAAATTAACGTTAAAAATATGGTTTGTAACCGCTGTATCGCGGCGGTTCAAAAAATTTTTGATGATTTAAAAATTCCCCTTACCCATATTGAACTGGGCGAAATAGAAACGCGGGACTCGCTCACAAAGAACGACCTTCGGAATCTGGATGAACGTTTAAAAAAAACTGGATTCGAACTTCTGGAAGATGCCGCAAAGACGCAGATCGAAAAGACTAAAAACCTGATCATTTTAAAGATCAACGATTTGGATATTCCCGAAGATTTTATTTTGTCGAAATTCATCGCAGATCATTTCGCGAAAGATTACAGCGCCCTCTCTAAGGTTTTTTCAATGAATGAAAATGTGACGCTGGAGCAGTATTTTATATTACAGAAAATTGAAAAAGCCAAAGAACTTCTTTTGTACAACGAGTTCTCTTTAACCGAAATCTCCCAAAAATTAGGCTATCGAAGTGTTCAACATCTCTCCGCGCAGTTTAAAAATACCACCGGTTTCACGCCCACGTCTTTCAAAAATTTGAAATCAAAAAACCGAACCGCGCTCGATCAGATTTAA
- a CDS encoding acyl-CoA thioesterase has product MNYHTRKWIKPEDLNPNHTLFGGRLLQWIDEEAALYAIVQLETPRCVTKYISEINFISSARQGDIIEIGIEATDFGNTSITLRCDVRNMMTRQTIITIDKIIFVGVDMEGKPTKHGKTKIEFIADRLKDQNEN; this is encoded by the coding sequence ATGAATTACCATACCCGAAAATGGATCAAACCCGAAGATCTTAACCCTAATCACACGCTTTTCGGCGGCAGGTTGTTGCAGTGGATCGACGAAGAAGCCGCGCTTTATGCCATCGTTCAGCTCGAAACGCCGCGTTGCGTTACCAAATATATTTCGGAAATCAACTTCATCAGCTCCGCGCGACAGGGCGATATTATCGAAATAGGAATTGAAGCCACGGATTTCGGAAATACCTCTATCACCTTACGCTGTGACGTCAGAAACATGATGACGCGCCAAACCATTATCACCATTGATAAAATCATCTTTGTCGGCGTGGATATGGAAGGTAAACCCACGAAGCACGGCAAAACAAAAATTGAATTTATTGCGGACCGTTTGAAAGATCAAAATGAAAATTAA